The window AACTCTACCATCTTGAgactaaaaaaatgaaatgtgtttggaatataaaaaatgaaaattgacGTTTTAATAATGCAAATTTAAAATGTGGACACCcaaaacattaaaaataatcaaatttccTCTATTGAATTTGAGAACtcaaaatttttttttaataaatttatcagGCTTATATTCAATGAATACcctagaaaaacaaaaacaaaccgAATAAAAAAAAACTGAGTTATTTGACATGATTTTGGGATTACTGAAAAATGAGAAACTATAAATATAATCACTTTGTTAAAGACGTTTTTAAACTATAAATATAAACGAAATAACAAGAAACAGGATTATTAAACACTAAACTGGAAACAAGAATCAGTAATGTTACCAAATGATCCCTATGAAAAACCAGAACATAGAATAGATTTCCAACCCTACCAATGCATACACGAAGATAACATGAAGTGTATGAAAAATGGGCAGCGTTTCTATGATTGTTTGGTTCTCTAATAAActcaataaaaattaaattgaatttaaagaCAAGCTATTGTTATGAGACAAGAACCTAAAGCAACATGTTCATGGTTCTAAGAGAAGGGCTCAGACAGATCATCTTTCTCCAAAATCCAAAAATCAACATCTGTTTAATTCTTttacttccttttctttttcttgccACCAACAAAAATAGGCAGTTGTTTCGACACCCGTCTGATTGGAGGTTGGTTTTGTTCTTCAACTCCCACATGCATATCTCTAAGAAATTGGATGTCGTCTCCTGTACCATACAATTTTGCCAAAAGTTAGAACACTAGAATACGTACTTTTATCTCCTACTATATGAGTACACAAGCAGAGATAAACGTTGAACCTTCACCTTCTAAAGATGAAGTCCATGCTAACTACGTGGAGCTAGCTAAGCCATCTCTCCTACTATTTGTCACTTTCTGTTTAATTTATTGGGTTTACCAAGGCAATCTTACTAAATTATAATTTGGGAAGTTTTTAGAACATCTCTACTATTTGCAACTTATTGAGTCTAGTACTTCAAAAAGCTTTTCATAAATGTCTTTTTATAAAGCTACATTTAATTAATCCCCCAATTTCTAAAACTTTTTGTACAAACAAAATGGGCATTGGCGATATAATGTTAGACTAAAGAAATTAATGGCAGCGAGCAATAAACCAGACAGGAAATAGAAACGTCCCTCCCATTCAAGTAGTTAGACACGAGTTGTCCtaaatattttaacattttttgaATGCAGCAAAAGAAGGCGAAATACTACCTCTTTGGTCGACTACGATCTTCTTCATAGTCCATTACTCCACCAGGTTCAGAGTAGATCTCCTCATGCTCTCGGATGTCAATGTTGGCCTGCTTACAGTTTGTAACTTCTGCCACAATGTAAGTAAGACACATCGACAAATATATCCCAGTATTCGAGTAAAGAGTCAGCGGGTTTTATTTCAATGTTTTAACCATGGATGGTGTAATTTCGTTCTAAATTCATTTTTCCACTAAAAAGAAACACACAAAAATGAATTTCATTTTTCATCATCAAGAAAGTCTCAGAAGTTTGTAGGTCGCTAGATTATGCCAATGAGAACCACCACTTTACACTTCAATGTTTCTGGTTTCAAAAAAATGTACTAACAAATAAAACCTTGGAAACAAAATATTCTTTTGACAACCATTTCGTCTCTAATGTGAACACCCAACTGAAGACACTAGGGTTAGTTGGGACTTGAAATTTAAGATATGCTTGCTAATTTCTAGTTCAAATTACATGACCATTTGCACAATAGAAGGAGATGTCAAATGACTGAGAACAGGAGACGGAGGTCAAGGTAGTCGAAATTTCAACTTCACAGCAAAAACACTTGGAATTTCTCCTTGAAGATTATCTACCTATCTGCTACAAACCCTTTCAAAATGGAGAGAGAAGACCTTCCCCCATAGAACTTCAAAACTAGATCCCAGCAGTTCTCCTAACATTCGATATCAGTTACATCCCAACACCAACTTTTTCCAAGGGAAGACACTTGGCATGAAAAAGTATTGACAATAAAAATCCCGCCTAGCAGTTGCTTACAATACCACCATAACGAAAGAAGACAACCTTCATTAACCAACCCATAAACGTGAATCATATGACAGAATACAAATTCACGTGGGTAGCGTAAAATTTCTGTTCAATACACTACCAAACATTAAGGACCAAAACAATTTTTTATGCAAATTCGGAATTAAGTACAAAATATAATGACATTGAAACATAAGAACCAAATTTGAATAAAATGAGTTAGACTTTAGCTGCCAATGTGGTTGTCAGGATTCTATTGGAGATTAGGCTTGTGAAACATGAGAACTTTATTGGACTTCTTACCTCGTCTGCTCATTGTAATTGATGCAGCCTAAAAGTAACCTTAAGGAGAAATCGTCCCAAAACCAAGATTGTGGATTTTTTATTAGAATGAATGATGTGGGAGACTCCTATTTATAGAATTCTATAACAAGTGGGGATAAAAAGGGAATTAACCTAGAATATTACCTAATTACCCAATTAACGCTTAAGTCTTCTTACCTCAATAGTTATGTTAGCTTTGGGTCTGTAGCTTAGGTGCTTTAGTTTTGTTTTCCTTTCGAGAGCTGGTTGGTAAGGTTTTAAGTGTTTGTTTTTTGTCTTCTTAActccttttgttctttttgcAATTTTATCCTATTGACGATTATATACATGGGTCTCTTTTCATTTTACAATAAATAGTCATATatcctttttaaaaaagaaacactAAAGATGAGAAACTGAGCTAATTGTAACAAAGAATTTTTTCTTCTATTCAGTTAAGGTTCAATTTGTTAGGATGTTATTGAAAGTTAGGCTTTTAAAAGAATCAAGGCAAGTTAGAAGTGTGAAATATCAGCTCTACGTTGAGTTAACTAGTAAGAAGCAAGCAAATTTGAACAAATAAGATGAAAGTTAATGAAAAATTCAGATTACTTAGTTTACCTTCGCTTCAGTTTTAGACCAATAAGCTTTTATCAATGTagttctctcttttttttttttttaaacagaGATATGTATTAATCACGAAAAGAAACAACCCACAGGCAGAGAGCGTATAGAGGTGAAATTGTGAGAAGCCTCTCCCCCAAAAGAATTAAATCAGCAAAGCCTCCCAAAACAAAGATATGTCATTCTCTTTTCTGATTTTAGTTCTCAGACAATTGCTAATGCATCATCCGTGTAAAATAATCTTCTCAACAAATATTGGGGGGCGAAGTGTTCAATCATCAAAAGCAATAAACAAAACATATTTCAAGTGACCTTCAAAGAAAGTGACTCCTTTACTTCTTCCATCCTATCCCTATATTATTTTCTCAATAAATATTGGGTTtccattaaaagaaaaagtaatcAACCATCAACAGCAATTAAGACAATACTTATTTCAACTGACCTTCAAGGAAAGTGATTTCTTAACTTCTTCCACCCTATCATCAACATCCTTTCGGTGTTTCTTGTCCAATTCACTCATATTATCGGCCCATTTTATCTTCTCTTGAATGGAGACCAATAAATTGTCTGATGTAGTCAACCTAAATATACACAGGAACTGTCAGATTTCAAATATATGGGTCACGCAACAAAATGCAGAAGACTAGAGAGAGCGATAAAATCAACTCATTGTTAATTAAGAAACGTGAGAGATCAACTCAACAGAAAAAAGAATGACATGTACAACTATGAAACtacaaataattaaaagaatgtGCAATGAAGTTGCGAACTATATACTAAAACGCTTGATACTTGAGGGGGGAAAAGAACTAGTATCTCAGCAATTTAGGATAAATCTTGGTAAGGTCACAGATGATCGCTCCTGGCATGCAGAAACCAACTTCTTGAGCAGGTATTCTCCTTAAAAGGGTCCTGCCCCTGGAGAAATCTTTTGATAACCGCccttaaaataattattttcagCAGATTTATTTCATGCTGTGATTTGGCAAATGTCTTCTTTCTATAGCTCTTACAATCTTTCATATCTTTTGACCAACTATATAAATCTTTAGTAAATCTTATGGTTTGGACTCTGGTCCCTTTTTGTAATTTTCATacatcaatgaaagttgtttcttATGGAGAAAAAACCCTGCCCCATGAAACTTAAACGGGTAAATTACCAATTTGATAGTGTTCGTATCATGTTTCCAAGTTGCCCCGGTCTCAAATCTCTCCCGGCAGCAAATTGGACCTGCATGTGCATATAAGGACTTCAATGGTTAGAATTTATAAAGCCCATATTCTGAGAGCAGGTCTACCAAGACTTGAACAGACCTCAAAGCACCTTCGCAATTGATCCAACTTCCCTCTGACTATACCCTGAAAgaaaataagaatattttcagAGAATATACTCCTTGTCCATGATATTTCAAGGGCATTGCTTGTCCTCCCTCCCAAAAAAATGAGCAACCAATTCAATAAATTTATAATCCTGATTTCTAGCAAATTATGCAAAATCCCTTCAAGATCCAAGGAAGAGGGGAGTCCCAATCCTAAGACAGCAGTAAGTAGAAAGAGCCACTGAGCCTGAGGGTTTTGGACTTTTCAGCACCTCTAAAATATCACCTAATTGACATCATGACAATGTTACAAGTGTTGTCCAtacttttgaaagtttaggGACTCAACAGCAAGCCCAAAATGCCAGGACTAAACTTGTAAGCAAATcatatatatttgataaatgTGTATTTTAGGGacgcaatgaaagaaaaaaaggttgaTTGAGCACATGTATGGGTTACTAAGTTAGAAGATTTCTTTTCCAGGTACTGACCATCCAAATACCGGTCAGAAGAATCAATTAAGTCGCATTGGTACTAATATCATAATACTGCAAAGAAGAATCAATTAAGTTCAGTCTGGTACTAGTATCCTAATACAGGAAGTATAAAGAATCAATCAAGTACAAGCTGTAAAACATACCGCATACATGCATTCATTAATAAGAAAATCCTCCAGTTCTCGTACATTTGTAACATCTAATTCCTGCATTAGTTGGTCATAGGCCAACACCTGGGCATGAAAGCAATAGTCAGAATAGAGAAACAATTTAATGGTGAATGAATGTACATTTCATCATCAACTAAAAGCATTTTTAAGAAACCTATGAGAAATGAAACAATATTGAATATATACAACTGTTAGCTACTAAAGAAAGACTGAAAGGAAAAATGAATTTCATTAGAAACTATCCAGAGCCATGTTTAATAGAACAAAGATTAACAATCCTTAAACAAAGACCAGGttgcttcttttctttttacctCATAGTTCAAAATACTATATTTTACAAATCACGTTTTCATTGTTTCTTATATGTACAATGCACCTTACTTCACTGATGCTCATGCTTAGGCTTAAAAGTCTGAACCcctctaaaaaaaatatttttcataataattatttctcaaaaatttgaaataattttccaaccaacatttttttttcagaggcttttaatttttaaactacCAGATTCCAATGTACCCACAGACCATCGCAGACCACTAAACCCAGCTCAATGGTGCGTTCTCAGGGAATCAATCAACTATAGGCAATCAGCCATATTTTCCAACAACTCCAACAAATTGTTAGATCCTCAAAGATGAGGCGCAACAGAACCACGAATTAATTAAAATCAGCCAGATACATCTGCAAATGCGTTCAAGAAAAATCATCAAAAGTGGAGCAGGAGTACCTTGTTTGTCTCAGCCAATGTAAGGACAGTAAGTTGCTTTAGTTTGAGGGCTTGATCAGAGCTCAATTCGGGAAGGCGGCTGGAATTACCTGCAAAATATACCATCGACAAAATTGAATTGTGCATGTAGTTTATCAGCAGTGCATACTTCAGAGTTGAAGTATAACAACGACACCATGgataaagaaaattaattgaTGGAACCAAAGGTTAAATAGTTATGAAATCTCGTTTTAATGAAAATACCGAACTTTCATagagaaatgaaagaaatcatgagcatacaaaaaagaaaaggaagaaaatgttGATGAGCCTTTGCTGATGCTGCAAACAGACACATTCAAATAACGATAACACTCAAGTTAAACCACGAATCTAATAAAATTTTAACTCTTACTCTTGTAATCACTCCATGTTCCATATGCAAATAAGCGCAGCACGTCAAGATATATAGAATGCTCAGTTCCTTCTAGCTGGAAAGGAAGAACGTCAAATAAAATAACTTCACTTTACAATTCAAATAAGTAAGAAATCCACTAAAAAGTAAAACGTTTGATTAACATTACCAGTTTAGCAAGCCAAAAAGAACATTATCAATGAGTCgtttcattttaaaataaataaataacgaatacaaataataatcttatttatttgttttaattaaataaatttgcACCACCATCAACACTCTAATAGCCAaagcattaaaaaaaaagaagaaaccaacAAAATTGGTGAGTAAATTACCTTGGGTCCATAAAGATCACATTATCTTAATGAGGATGAGAAtagcaaagaataaaaaaaattaatcaggTGAAATAAGTAGAATTGAATTCAACAAAAGGTCAAAGACAAAAAAACTTAAGCACCCCAAAAGGCTTATAACTCAACACATGTGCTAGAAGCTGAGTTAATACCTATCATTTTGGGCCCACAACTGACTGAATGTCTAACGCATCATAAGAACTGAATGTCAAACACATTACCACTTGTTAAGGGTGGGTAATGTGAATTTCTAACACATTGCCCACCCTAAAAATATTCACATTACATACCCTTAACAAGTTGACATACATCACCTTAAGCCCACACACCCTACATCATCTCCCAGCTTTATTCACATTCCACACATCCTACATTGCATCACAAAACCCAATCATCTTACGTGCATTCCTCCTAAAATGATATCTACGCCTGGCTTAAGGTTCCCATCTGAAACCACTGGTCGAAACTTTAGCTTGCCTTCTAGGTGAAAAACGTAGAACAACCATCGATGAGATTGAGGAGGTGATTCCTACAGCATCCTTAGGTTATTGTTCTACCTACTAAATGAACACCTATATGCCTTGCATTAGAGCTACAGTGAAGGTGAGTTCCCACAAAGGAGGTTAGAAGTTCAAACTTAGAACACATTTTAGTTGGTAATCATTTCAGCCATAATTCACAACCTTTGTTTGCTTTGAGTAGGGAGACATGGAGTTTTGAGTTTAATCCTGACGTAGTTAGCGGTTGCAGCTTGTATGCCACCTTTCAAGAACCATAAACGAAGAATGATCCTACGATTGTATGAGCACAAAATAAAAGAGTTACCaacttgaaattcaacatcTCTGTGGTGTTTACCAGTTGTATTCTTTCATTAGTTGAGGTGTTCACCaacttgaaattcaacatcTCGGTTGGAACCCCTTCCTTTAGTCAGGGTATTTTGGTGAACTGGTTTTTTGTATACctcttatattttttattttttctcgaTGAAAGTAGTagtttctattaaaaaaaacagTACTATTGTTCTTTAATCATTGAGCTTATGTAAGCTGAACATGGGGCGACTTAAGATTGCATCTCTATCTTGCAGCAATAGATCAAAAACGAAAGAGGATGCTGGCGAGGAAGATTGACTACAACAATCCAAGTGTGGTGGTGGGTACCATACAGCAACTAAAATGAGATTTCTTTCAAAAACGACTATATTGATAAATAGcgattaaatatataattaaaatagtaaGGATTATACAACAATTTGTCTCAATGCCTAAcacctttttatttatttatttttatgaaaaagaCCACTTTCATTGAgggaaaaaatgaaagaatacacagaaaaacaaaaaccaagcCCACAAAAAGGAAGCACCCTTTAAAAGAAAGGACTCCAACTATACAAGATAGTATCTGAATATTTACAAAAGGTCTTGAAAATTGAATCCCACAAAGAAACACGATAACGGACTAAGGACCTAACAAGCTAAGGCAACTTCCTCGCAAGTCAATTCAACATATTAGCACCTTACACCCCTATTGAGAAATTAGAAATTCAGACATTTTAGCTTACTTTACTTGTAACATTCTTCCCCAATCAAACAGTCAAGAATTACAGcgcacaaaaaaaaaacccaatagTAACATGCGCAAAATAAACCTAGCAATCAAAAAAttaagagggaaaaaaaaagagtaatcTGTACTACAAACCTCGACAACGCTGGGAACGGCAAGAATTTCAGAGAAGGCGAAGAGGGAAGGGTGAGAAGTGGCGTCAGTAACAACGGACCCAAGGGCAGAGCCTTTCAGAGAGGAAGCTTGTTTTACAAAGTGATCGATGAACTCGGTTTGCTTCTGCTCAATATCCATTTTTGAGGAAAGGAAAAACCGACAAAAGCAATGGTGAAACAGATAGAAACGAGAAGGGAGATTGAAATCAAGGAGAAATGAGAAGAAATTCGATCATGGAGATGAGTATAAACAAGAAGAAATCTGGGGAAGAAACTTGAGAAATTTGATTTGAATGGGGTTGGCTTAGGGTTCTTCGGAGCAGTGAGTTTTGCGCGCACACTCCCAAAAGTTGTTACGTTATTTTGGTACTTAGCTCGCTGGCTCCCGCTTTCCCTCTCCCTCTCGTGGATGTCTTTACTCGCAAGGCATTTATTAAATTCATTTGcatccaatatatatataaatagggAAAATATAATGGATCTTCCAAAGTTTTGGTCTTTGGTTGATTTTGGTTCATTTCATTTCAACTTTGATTTAAttcttataattttaaaaaaaatattactagtTCCTTactttgttttcaattttattttatttttatgaaaaaaattattattttcttgacATTCAAAAATCACACTAAATCAAATTTGTTATCTAATCGAGTTGGTTGAAATTTGATACACCAAAACATAGTTTATAAATagaatttcttttcttcaatGTTATTAACAAAGCATGATATcagtataccaaatatattaaaaagttTTTAGAGTTTGAAGCTACCTTGGGTGAAATTTGTATGTTGATGTAcgtttaatataaattatttagtATGTGTTTAAGTTCTTTCTAACTTTTTTATTATATGAGTACTGATACCTTAACTAAGGTAAGCTTAGCTCGATTTTCTTCCTAGAGGTTAAAAGTTTGGTTCTCATTTTGTAGTTGTTATAGACAATTAAATAATAGAACCTTAAATATCATCTTTTACAAgaacattttcaaaaatagtaaaatattaaaactatttacaaaatttatcaaaattctATATACCTCATTTTATTGTtcgctatattttgtaaatagtttcatttttacgtcatttataacaattttcattttttgtaaatataaaaaatttgtttcaccaatatttaaaaaagtgtAGACCACCTTGGAACGTACCAATATTAGTGAACTTTCAAAAAAACACGTGAACTAAGGTTATAATTCAAATCTCATCGCTCTAGGGTTAAATGATCGACTGAGTGATGGTCCAATGTTATGATAGATCTATATTAGGTAGTATTATTTGACTAGGAAAATGACATGTTTCCCTTCAATAACCCAAACACTCTCGATCTCATTCCTTGTAGAAGAATGTTTTAttattaaactaaataaatCTCATATAACGTACATTCCATCGTTCCACACCATACAAAAAGATGATATTGTTCCACGCTATGCAGAGGTAAGAAACCCACCATATTAAGATATATTAAGGTACCTTGCATCGCAAAGATAATGATCCCATATCCAACATTCATCCATTTCATGTATTGCTACCTTAAATGTCATATTTTGTgaacaataataaaaagattTATTCAACCGATTTATTCAATCGGATGTATAGTATAGTGTCATATTCCTCCAATAATTTAGAACAAGAAGAATATGCTTCCGAGTTGGGAGCTTTCCTACAAACCTTCCAAATTACTCGGATTTGACGGTATAGTTTCTCCGACAATTATGTTCTAAGATCCAAATTTAGTTGATGACCTCGAGGAAATAGTTCTCCAATAGCTAGCTTTTGGATTGTAGTTCTCCAAGGTGCTTAAGTACCTAATGATGGTATCAAAATCAAGTGCCGATGTTCCATATTAGAACCTGCAAAGGGTTTTGACCTAGTGTGGCTAAGTGAAGTGCTACCAAAATAGCCAACTTTTCGAGAATGGAGTATTGTTAGGAAACAAGGTAGTATGGAATGGTTTTATCCCACGTCGATTAGAATGAGATGACCAATGTGATATTTAAATGCATAGCTTTCCAACTTCAATAGCTTGCTTTTGAGGTGTAGTTCTCCAAGTTACTTAAGTAACTacctgtagtctttgcactaaGATGAATCCTTACTGGgaaaatttttttatgtttaaagaTTTGTTGTTCTGTATAGTTTTATCATTCTCATGGCTG is drawn from Cucumis melo cultivar AY chromosome 11, USDA_Cmelo_AY_1.0, whole genome shotgun sequence and contains these coding sequences:
- the LOC103498808 gene encoding COP9 signalosome complex subunit 7 isoform X1, with product MDIEQKQTEFIDHFVKQASSLKGSALGSVVTDATSHPSLFAFSEILAVPSVVELEGTEHSIYLDVLRLFAYGTWSDYKSNSSRLPELSSDQALKLKQLTVLTLAETNKVLAYDQLMQELDVTNVRELEDFLINECMYAGIVRGKLDQLRRCFEVQFAAGRDLRPGQLGNMIRTLSNWLTTSDNLLVSIQEKIKWADNMSELDKKHRKDVDDRVEEVKKSLSLKANIDIREHEEIYSEPGGVMDYEEDRSRPKRRRHPIS
- the LOC103498808 gene encoding COP9 signalosome complex subunit 7 isoform X3, giving the protein MDIEQKQTEFIDHFVKQASSLKGSALGSVVTDATSHPSLFAFSEILAVPSVVELEGTEHSIYLDVLRLFAYGTWSDYKSNSSRLPELSSDQALKLKQLTVLTLAETNKVLAYDQLMQELDVTNVRELEDFLINECMYAGIVRGKLDQLRRCFEVQFAAGRDLRPGQLGNMIRTLSNWLTTSDNLLVSIQEKIKWADNMSELDKKHRKDVDDRVEEVKKSLSLKLQTVSRPTLTSESMRRSTLNLVE
- the LOC103498808 gene encoding COP9 signalosome complex subunit 7 isoform X2 is translated as MDIEQKQTEFIDHFVKQASSLKGSALGSVVTDATSHPSLFAFSEILAVPSVVELEGTEHSIYLDVLRLFAYGTWSDYKSNSSRLPELSSDQALKLKQLTVLTLAETNKVLAYDQLMQELDVTNVRELEDFLINECMYAGIVRGKLDQLRRCFEVQFAAGRDLRPGQLGNMIRTLSNWLTTSDNLLVSIQEKIKWADNMSELDKKHRKDVDDRVEEVKKSLSLKKLQTVSRPTLTSESMRRSTLNLVE